A DNA window from Mytilus edulis chromosome 14, xbMytEdul2.2, whole genome shotgun sequence contains the following coding sequences:
- the LOC139503357 gene encoding uncharacterized protein: MQAEAILNYEFQNYRFQSTYSMMSFYHDNPEHLQKLINEQGHLLEKDGVNILTEQESSVEQEKILVIEPRPKSASTSVGKKCTDQEVPSTSKAAEEENGMCFFLTCICRLNRMEGKTVNVGIYSKDKKYIMYIIKASLFVYNRKPKDEKHILKRYLRRTPKPANKLDKPICRTKSVKYVAIHHNKLKKGRSKDADVSELRMNHYWGARLQNWGDDTATIFNITMFDDSIVDTANQLERHDTN, encoded by the exons ATGCAAGCAGAGGCCATATTAAACTATGAATTTCAAAATTACAGGTTTCAATCTACATATAGTATGATGAGTTTTTACCATGACA ATCCAGAGCATCTACAAAAATTAATTAATGAGCAGGGGCATCTTTTGGAAAAAGATGGAGTCAACATATTGACAGAACAAGAAAGTTCTGTAGAACAAGAAAAAATTTTGGTTATTGAACCAAGAC CTAAATCAGCAAGTACCAGTGTTGGAAAGAAATGTACAGACCAAGAAGTACCATCAACAAGCAAGGCTGCAGAGGAAGAAAATGGTATGTGTTTTTTCTTAACTTGTATCTGTAGATTAAACAGAATGGAAGGGAAAACAGTTAATGTTGGAATttattcaaaagataaaaaatatataatgtatatcaTAAAGGCTTCATTATTTGTTTACAATC GAAAACCTAAAGACGAAAAACATATCTTAAAGAGATATTTGCGTCGTACTCCAAAACCTGCAAATAAATTAGATAAACCAATTTGTCGTACAAAAAGTGTAAAATATGTTGCCATTCATCATAATAAACTGAAGAAGGGGAGAAGTAAGGATGCTGATGTGAGTGAACTAAGAATGAACCATTACTGGGGAGCTCGCTTACAAAACTGGGGAGATGACACAGCCACAATATTTAATATAACAATGTTTGATGATTCTATTGTAGACACAGCCAATCAATTAGAACGTCACGATACTAATTAG